The following are encoded together in the Sparus aurata chromosome 1, fSpaAur1.1, whole genome shotgun sequence genome:
- the LOC115582883 gene encoding spectrin beta chain, non-erythrocytic 1-like isoform X1, with product MMTTVAAEFDHMELQQQYSSNDTVNNRWDEEWDNENSSARLFERSRIKALADEREAVQKKTFTKWVNSHLSRVSCRITDLYMDLRDGRMLIKLLEVLSGERLPKPTKGRMRIHCLENVDKALQFLKEQRVHLENMGSHDIVDGNHRLTLGLIWTIILRFQIQDISVETEDNKEKRSAKDALLLWCQMKTAGYPNVNIHNFSTSWRDGMAFNALIHKHRPDLIDFDKLKKSNAHHNLQNAFNLAEQHLGLTKLLDPEDISVDHPDEKSVITYVVTYYHYFSKMKALKVEGKRIGKVLDNAIETEKMIEKYESLASDLLEWIEQTIIILNNRKFANSLVGVQQQLQAFNTYRTVEKPPKFTEKGNLEVLLFTIQSKMRANNQKVYMPREGKLISDINKAWERLEKAEHERELALRTELIRQEKLEQLARRFDRKAAMRETWLSENQRLVSQDNFGFDLQAVEAATKKHEAIETDIAAYEERVQAVVAVAKELEVEHYHDIKRITARKDNVIRLWEYLLELLKARRQRLEMNLGLQRVFQEMLYIMDWMDEMKMLLLSQDYGKHLLGVEDLLQKHALVEADIAIQADRVKAVSTNANKFSVNNEGYKPCDPQVIQDRVSHLEFCYQELTQLAAERRARLEESRRLWKFFWEMAEEEGWIREKEQILSSVEHGKDLTGALRLLSQQRALEDEMSGRAGHLQHTIAEGQAMVEAGHFAATKIQERIADLQAQWAALEQLAAARKKRLEEAMALHQFQADADDVDAWTLDALRIVSSGETGHDEFSTQALVRKHKDAAAEVASYRPVIDSLHEQAASLSTEEAESEEVRGRLAGIEERYKEVAELTKLRKQALQDALALYKMFSEASACEVWIDEKEQWLNSMEIPEKLEDLEVVQHRFESLEPEMNNQASRVAVVNQIARQLMHNGHPSEKDIKTQQDKLNNRWSQFRDLVDQKKESLNSALGVQNYHLDCNETKSWIKEKTKVIESTQELGNDLTGVMALQRKLTGMERDLAAIEDKLGDLRGEAQQLAEEHPEQAKAITDRLAEITAVWEEMKNTLKNREESLGEARKLQQFLRELDDFQSWLSRTQTAIASEDMPNTLAEAEKLMAQHEGIKNEINNYEEDYQKMRDMGEMVTQGQTDAQYMFLRQRLQALDTGWNELHKMWENRQNLLSQSHAYQLFLRDTKQAEAFLNNQEYILAHTEMPTTLEGAEAAIKKQEDFMTTMDANEDKINSVVEAGRRLASDGNINSERIQERVTSIDDRHKKNREAAVELLMRLKDNRDLQKFLQDCQELSLWINEKMLTAQDMTYDEARNLHSKWLKHQAFMAELQSNKEWLDKIQKDGMLLVAEKPETEAEVKEKLSALHTMWEELESTTQTKAQCLFDANKAELFTQSCADLDKWMGGLEGQIQSDDYGKDLTSVNILLKKQQMLENQVEVRQREVVELQSQVKALGQEVKDTDEQDGRRQVVERKFQELLEPLRRRRDFLVESREIHQFNRDVEDEILWVQERMAVATSTDHGHNLQTVQLLIKKNQTLQKEIQGHQPRIDDILERSESLLKDESSSANIIRQRLANLRELWRQLMEEAERRHERLEEAHKAQQYYFDAAEAEAWMSEQELYMMSEEKAKDEQSAVTMQKKHQIVEQAVEDYAETVHQLSKTSRGLVSDGHPESERISMRQSQVDKLYAGLKDLSEERRGKLDERLRLFQLNREVDDLEQWIAEREVVAGSHELGQDYEHVTMLQERFREFARDTGNIGQERVDAVNRLADELINTGHGDAATVAEWKDGLNEAWADLLELIDTRTQILAASFELHKFYHDAKEILGRILDKQKKLPEEVGRDQNTVETLQRMHTTFEHDIQALGTQVRQLQEDAVRLQSAYAGDKADDIQRRESEVLEAWRSLLEACDGRRARLLDTGDKFRFFSMVRDLMLWMEDVIRLIEAQENPRDVSSVELLMNNHQGIKAEIDARNDSFTACIELGKALLARKHYASEEIKEKLLQLTDKRKEMIDKWEDRWEWLRLILEVHQFSRDAGVAEAWLLGQEPYLSSREMGQSVDEVEKLIKRHEAFEKSAATWEERFSALERLTTLELLEVRRQQEEEERMRKPPSPEPVVVQQQEESQQQSGGITQNGLPSDQDSPRDGVDGVDLVNGERSSKEPSPGGSPTAGRKSKTSQSSTLPSKNQDSSSQLEGLLHRKHEWEGHNKKASNRSWHNVYCVINNQEMGFYKDSKAAAQGVPYHNELPISLREATCDVASDYKKKKHVFKLRLADGNEYLFQAKDEEEMSTWIQAILNANADVQGSNPGTPVSGRAQTLPAAVTLTTESSPGKREKDKEKEKEKRFSLFSKKKQ from the exons ATGATGACGACGGTGGCGGCCGAGTTCGACCacatggagctgcagcagcagtacaGCAGCAACGACACGGTCAACAACCGCTGGGACGAAGAATGGGACAACGAGAACAGCTCGGCCCGCCTCTTCGAACGCTCCCGCATCAAGGCGCTCGCAG aTGAGCGTGAGGCGGTGCAGAAGAAGACGTTCACTAAGTGGGTGAACTCTCACCTGTCCAGAGTGTCCTGCAGGATCACAGACCTGTACATGGACCTGAGGGACGGACGCATGCTCATCAAGCTGCTGGAGGTTCTGTCAGGAGAGAGACTG CCGAAGCCGACCAAAGGCCGGATGCGTATCCACTGTCTGGAGAACGTGGACAAGGCTCTGCAGTTCCTGAAGGAGCAGAGGGTTCACCTGGAGAACATGGGCTCCCACGACATCGTGGACGGAAACCACCGACTGACGCTGGGACTCATCTGGACCATCATCCTCCGCTTCCAG ATTCAGGACATCAGTGTGGAGACTGAAGACAACAAAGAGAAGAGATCAGCCAAAGACgctctgctgctctggtgtCAGATGAAGACAGCTGG GTATCCCAACGTGAACATCCACAACTTCTCCACCAGCTGGAGAGACGGGATGGCCTTCAACGCTCTCATCCACAAACACAG aCCCGATCTGATCGACTTTGACAAGTTGAAGAAATCCAACGCTCACCACAACCTGCAGAACGCCTTCAACCTGGCCGAGCAGCACCTGGGTCTCACCAAGCTGCTGGACCCTGAAG ATATCAGCGTGGACCATCCTGATGAGAAGTCGGTCATCACCTACGTGGTGACGTATTATCACTACTTCTCCAAGATGAAGGCTCTGAAGGTGGAGGGCAAACGGATCGGAAAG GTGCTGGATAACGCCATCGAGACGGAGAAGATGATCGAGAAGTACGAGTCTCTGGCCTCAGATCTGCTGGAGTGGATCGAACAGAccatcatcatcctcaacaACAGGAAGTTCGCCAACTCGCTGGTCGGcgtccagcagcagctgcaggcctTCAACACCTACAGGACCGTCGAGAAGCCTCCAAA GTTCACAGAGAAGGGGAacctggaggttctgctcttCACCATCCAGAGTAAGATGAGAGCCAACAACCAGAAGGTCTACATGCCCCGAGAGGGGAAGCTCATCTCAGACATCAACAAG GCCTGGGAGCGACTGGAGAAGGCGGAGCACGAGAGGGAGCTGGCTCTTAGGACAGAACTTATTCGTCAGGAGAAACTGGAACAACTCGCCAGACGCTTTGACCGCAAGGCGGCCATGAGAGAGACCTGGCTCAGTGAGAACCAGAGACTGGTGTCACAG gaCAACTTTGGTTTCGACCTTCAGGCCGTCGAAGCAGCCACAAAGAAGCATGAGGCGATTGAGACGGACATCGCAGCGTATGAGGAGCGCGTCCAGGCTGTGGTGGCTGTGGCAaaggagctggaggtggagcaCTACCATGACATTAAACGCATCACGGCCAGGAAGGACAATGTGATCCGGCTGTGGGAGTacctgctggagctgctgaaggCCCGCCGGCAGAGACTGGAGATGAACCTAGGCCTGCAGAGAGTCTTCCAGGAGATGCTCTACATCATGGACTGGATGGACGAGATGAAG ATGTTGCTGCTGTCTCAGGATTACGGGAAGCATCTGTTGGGTGTGGAGGACCTGCTgcagaaacacgccctggtggAGGCAGACATCGCTATCCAGGCTGACAGGGTGAAGGCAGTCAGCACCAATGCCAACAAGTTCTCTGTCAACAATGAAG GCTATAAGCCCTGCGACCCTCAGGTCATCCAGGACCGGGTTTCCCACCTGGAGTTCTGCTACCAGGAGCTGACCCAGCTGGCCGCAGAGCGTCGTGCTCGCCTGGAAGAGTCGCGTCGTCTCTGGAAGTTCTTCTGGGAGATGGCCGAGGAGGAGGGCTGGATCCGTGAGAAGGAGCAGATCCTGTCCTCGGTTGAGCACGGAAAGGACCTGACGGGGGCGCTGCGCCTCCTCAGCCAGCAACGCGCCCTGGAGGACGAGATGAGCGGGCGCGCCGGCCACCTGCAGCACACCATCGCAGAGGGCCAGGCCATGGTGGAGGCAGGCCACTTTGCTGCCACCAAGATCCAGGAGCGTATTGCTGACCTGCAGGCTCAGTGGGCAGCGCTGGAGCAGCTGGCAGCGGCAAGGAAGAAGAGGTTGGAGGAGGCTATGGCTCTGCACCAGTTCCAGGCTGACGCAGATGATGTCGACGCCTGGACGCTTGATGCCCTGCGCATTGTCTCCAGTGGAGAAACGGGCCATGACGAATTCTCCACCCAGGCTCTGGTCCGGAAGCACAAGGACGCAGCTGCAGAGGTGGCCAGCTACCGTCCAGTCATCGACTCACTCCACGAGCAGGCCGCCTCTCTATCGACAGAGGAGGCTGAGTCTGAAGAGGTGCGTGGTCGGCTGGCCGGTATCGAGGAGCGCTACAAGGAGGTGGCAGAGCTGACGAAGCTGAGGAAGCAGGCGCTGCAGGACGCTCTGGCGCTCTACAAGATGTTCAGCGAGGCCAGCGCTTGTGAGGTTTGGATCGACGAGAAGGAACAGTGGCTGAACAGCATGGAGATCCCCGAAAAACTGGAGGACCTGGAGGTCGTCCAGCACAG GTTTGAGAGTCTGGAGCCGGAGATGAACAACCAGGCATCTCGTGTTGCTGTGGTAAACCAGATCGCCCGGCAGCTGATGCACAACGGTCACCCGAGCGAAAAGGACATCAAGACCCAACAGGACAAACTCAATAACAG GTGGAGTCAGTTCCGTGATCTGGTGGACCAGAAGAAGGAGTCACTGAACTCCGCTCTGGGAGTGCAGAATTACCACCTGGACTGCAACGAGACCAAGTCCTGGATCAAAGAGAAGACCAAAGTCATTGAGTCAACCCAGGAGCTTGGCAACGACCTCACCGGAGTCATGGCCCTGCAGCGCAAACTGACCGGTATGGAGCGCGACCTGGCCGCCATTGAAGACAAACTAGGTGATCTGCGAGGCGAGGCTCAGCAGCTGGCAGAAGAGCACCCTGAGCAGGCCAAGGCTATCACAGACCGCCTGGCTGAGATCACTGCTGTCTGGGAGGAAATGAAGAACACTCTGAAGAACCGCGAGGAGTCTCTGGGCGAGGccaggaagctgcagcagttcCTGCGCGAGCTTGACGACTTCCAGTCCTGGCTGTCCCGGACTCAGACGGCCATCGCCTCCGAGGACATGCCCAACACGCTGGCTGAGGCGGAGAAGCTCATGGCCCAGCACGAAGGCATCAAGAACGAGATAAATAACTACGAGGAGGACTACCAGAAGATGCGGGACATGGGGGAGATGGTGACGCAGGGCCAGACAGATGCACAGTACATGTTCCTGAGACAGCGGCTGCAGGCGCTCGACACCGGCTGGAACGAACTGCACAAGATGTGGGAGAACCGGCAGAACCTGCTGTCCCAGTCCCACGCTTACCAGCTGTTCCTCAGGGACACCAAGCAGGCCGAGGCCTTCCTCAACAACCAG GAGTACATCCTGGCTCACACCGAGATGCCTACCACTCTGGAGGGCGCAGAGGCCGCCATCAAGAAGCAGGAGGACTTCATGACCACCATGGACGCCAATGAAGACAAGATCAACAGTGTGGTAGAGGCCGGCAGGCGGTTGGCCAGCGACGGAAACATCAACTCTGAACGCATCCAGGAGAGAGTCACCTCCATCGACGACAG GCATAAGAAGAACAGGGAGGCTGcagtggagctgctgatgaGACTGAAGGACAACAGAGACCTGCAGAAGTTCCTGCAGGACTGTCAGGAG ctgtctctgtGGATCAATGAGAAGATGCTCACAGCGCAGGACATGACCTACGACGAGGCCCGGAACCTGCACAGCAAGTGGCTGAAGCACCAGGCCTTCATGGCGGAACTGCAGTCCAACAAAGAGTGGCTGGACAAGATCCAGAAG GACGGCATGCTGCTGGTGGCGGAGAAGCCGGAGACGGAGGCGGAGGTGAAGGAGAAGCTGTCGGCGCTCCACACCATGTGGGAGGAGTTAGAGTCCACCACGCAGACTAAAGCTCAGTGTCTGTTCGACGCCAACAAGGCGGAGCTGTTCACACAGAGCTGCGCTGACCTCGACAAGTGGATGGGAGGTCTGGAGGGTCAGATCCAGTCTGACGACTACGGCAAAGACCTGACCTCCGTCAACATCCTGCTCAAGAAACAACAG ATGCTGGAGAACCAGGTGGAGGTGCGTCAGCGGGaggtggtggagctgcagagccaGGTGAAGGCGCTGGGTCAGGAGGTGAAGGACACTGACGAGCAGGACGGACGGAGGCAGGTGGTGGAGAGGAAGTTCCAGGAGCTGTTGGAGCCGCTGCGCCGCCGGAGGGACTTCCTGGTGGAGTCCAGAGAGATTCATCAGTTCAACCGAGACGTGGAGGACGAGATC CTGTGGGTTCAGGAGAGGATGGCTGTGGCCACGTCCACCGATCACGGACACAACCTGCAGACGGTCCAGCTGCTCATCAAGAAGAACCAG ACGCTGCAGAAGGAGATCCAGGGACATCAGCCTCGTATCGACGACATCCTGGAGCGCAGTGAGAGTCTCCTGAAGGACGAGTCGTCCAGCGCCAACATCATCCGCCAGCGCCTGGCCAACCTGCGGGAGCTGTGGAggcagctgatggaggaggcggAGCGACGCCATGAGCGGCTGGAGGAGGCGCACAAAGCCCAGCAGTATTACTTTGATGCTGCCGAGGCTGAAGCCTGGATGAGCGAGCAGGAGCTGTACATGATGTCAGAGGAGAAggccaag gaCGAGCAGAGTGCCGTCACCATGCAGAAGAAGCATCAGATCGTGGAGCAGGCGGTGGAGGACTACGCTGAGACCGTCCACCAGCTGTCCAAGACCAGCAGAGGACTGGTGTCTGACGGACACCCGGAGAG tgagcgAATCAGTATGCGTCAGTCTCAGGTGGATAAGCTGTACGCCGGCTTGAAGGACCTGTCAGAGGAGAGGCGGGGCAAACTGGACGAGAGGCTCCGCCTGTTCCAGCTGAACCGAGAGGTTGACGACCTTGAGCAGTGGATCGCTGAGCGGGAGGTGGTGGCCGGGTCACATGAGCTTGGACAGGACTACGAACACGTTACA ATGTTGCAGGAGCGTTTCCGAGAGTTTGCTCGGGACACTGGCAACATTGGTCAGGAGCGAGTGGACGCTGTCAACCGTCTGGCAGACGAGCTGATCAACACGGGTCACGGCGACGCAGCGACGGTGGCAGAGTGGAAGGATGGGCTGAACGAGGCCTGGGCCGATCTTCTGGAGCTCATCGACACCAGGACGCAGATCCTCGCCGCTTCCTTCGAGCTTCACAAGTTCTACCATGATGCAAAGGAGATCCTGGGACGCATCCTGGACAAGCAGAAGAAGCTACCGGAGGAAGTCGGACGCGACCAGAACACAGTGGAGACACTGCAGAGGATGCACACCACCTTCGAACACGATATTCAGGCCCTGGGAACACAG GTGAGGCAGCTGCAGGAGGACGCGGTCCGTCTGCAGTCGGCGTATGCTGGAGACAAAGCAGACGACATCCAGCGGAGAGAGAGTGAAGTGCTGGAGGCCTGGAGGAGTCTGCTGGAGGCCTGCGACGGACGGCGGGCCCGCCTCCTCGACACCGGGGACAAGTTCAGGTTCTTCAGCATGGTCCGGGACCTGATGCTGTGGATGGAAGACGTGATCCGGCTCATCGAGGCCCAGGAGAACCCCag agacgTGTcctcagtggagctgctgatgaACAACCATCAGGGCATCAAGGCCGAGATCGACGCCCGAAACGACAGCTTCACCGCCTGCATCGAGCTCGGGAAAGCTCTGCTGGCCCGGAAACACTACGCATCAGAGGAG atcaaagagaagctgctgcagctgaccgACAAGAGGAAAGAGATGATCGACAAGTGGGAGGATCGATGGGAGTGGCTACGACTCA tcCTGGAGGTGCACCAGTTCTCGCGGGACGCAGGTGTGGCCGAGGCGTGGCTGCTGGGCCAGGAGCCGTACCTGTCCAGCAGGGAGATGGGTCAGAGCGTGGATGAGGTGGAGAAGCTCATCAAACGCCACGAGGCCTTCGAGAAGTCTGCCGCCACCTGGGAGGAGCGCTTCTCCGCTCTGGAGAGGCTGACTACG ctggagctgctggaggtgaggaggcagcaggaggaggaggagcggatGAGGAAGCCTCCGTCTCCAGAGCCGGTggtggtgcagcagcaggaggagagtcagcagcagag cgGAGGCATCACTCAGAACGGACTCCCGTCAGACCAGGACTCTCCTCGG GACGGCGTGGACGGAGTGGACCTGGTGAATGGCGAGCGCAGCTCCAAGGAGCCGAGTCCCGGTGGCTCGCCGACCGCCGGCAGGAAGAGTAAAACCAGCCAGTCGTCCACGCTGCCGTCCAAGAACCAGGACTCGTCCTCGCAGCTCGAGGGACTTCTGCACCGCAAACACGAGTGGGAGGGGCATAATAAGAAGGCGTCCAACAG ATCGTGGCACAACGTGTACTGTGTCATCAACAACCAGGAGATGGGTTTCTATAAAGACAGCAAGGCGGCAGCTCAGGGAGTCCCGTACCACAACGAATTACCCATCAGCCTGAGGGAGGCGACGTGCGACGTGGCGTCAGactacaagaagaagaaacacgtCTTCAAACTCAG aCTCGCTGATGGGAATGAGTATCTGTTCCAAGCCAAAGACGAA GAGGAGATGAGCACCTGGATCCAGGCTATACTGAATGCCAACGCCGATGTACAGGGCAGCAACCCCGGCACGCCGGTGTCCGGGCGCGCTCAGACGCTGCCGGCCGCCGTCACGCTCACCACCGAGTCGAGTCCCGGCAAGAGAGAGAAggacaaagagaaggagaaggagaaacgCTTCAGTCTGTTCAGCAAGAAGAAACAATAG